In Bradyrhizobium guangxiense, one DNA window encodes the following:
- the kynA gene encoding tryptophan 2,3-dioxygenase — MANNDYDPTAEGAETNFAARMSYSDYLRLETILSAQHPLSDAHDEMLFIVQHQASELWMRLAIHELGAARDAIARDAVAPAMKMLARVSRIFEQLNSAWDVLRTMTPSEYTHFRAKLGQSSGFQSRQYRLIEYVLGNRNPAMLKPHAHDAEATRLLERELTIPSLYDEVLRLGNRKGLAIPRSVLERDVRETHRLNDAVVEAWRCVYEAPETHWLLYELAEKLVDFEDYFRRWRFNHVTTVERIIGFKRGTGGTGGVSYLKRMLEVELFPELWRVRTVL, encoded by the coding sequence ATGGCCAACAATGACTACGATCCAACAGCAGAAGGCGCAGAAACGAATTTCGCTGCGCGGATGTCCTATAGCGATTATCTGCGATTGGAGACCATTCTCAGCGCGCAGCATCCGCTGTCGGATGCGCACGATGAGATGCTGTTCATTGTGCAGCATCAGGCCTCGGAGCTCTGGATGCGACTTGCCATTCATGAATTGGGTGCGGCCCGCGACGCGATTGCACGCGACGCCGTCGCGCCGGCAATGAAAATGCTGGCGCGCGTCTCACGTATCTTCGAACAGTTGAACAGCGCATGGGACGTGCTGCGCACGATGACGCCAAGCGAGTATACGCATTTCCGGGCGAAGCTCGGACAGTCGTCCGGCTTCCAATCCCGTCAGTACCGCCTCATCGAATATGTTTTGGGCAATCGCAATCCAGCCATGCTGAAGCCGCACGCGCATGATGCGGAGGCGACACGGCTTCTTGAGAGGGAGCTCACAATCCCAAGCCTGTACGACGAGGTGCTGCGCCTCGGCAACCGCAAGGGGCTTGCGATTCCGCGCTCCGTACTGGAACGTGATGTCCGTGAAACGCATCGCCTCAACGATGCAGTGGTCGAGGCCTGGCGCTGTGTCTATGAGGCGCCGGAAACGCATTGGCTGCTCTACGAGCTTGCTGAGAAGCTCGTCGACTTCGAGGACTATTTCCGCCGTTGGCGCTTTAACCATGTGACCACCGTGGAGCGCATCATCGGCTTCAAACGAGGTACGGGAGGCACCGGCGGCGTCAGCTATCTCAAGCGAATGCTGGAGGTCGAACTATTCCCGGAACTCTGGCGCGTCCGAACGGTCCTATGA
- a CDS encoding EAL domain-containing protein, with protein MPREAKSVDYLHAFLFDRIKVDRPFVAELGTNQRSDAIMRAIVSRTRSLGIPLLAEGIETEQQWSWLPKLGCNAAQGYLIGRLKLPHAVLSHMMSGRSRRRKMGLGHSV; from the coding sequence ATTCCTCGTGAAGCCAAGTCAGTCGATTACCTCCACGCTTTCCTATTCGATCGCATCAAAGTCGATCGCCCCTTCGTCGCGGAGCTTGGAACCAACCAGCGCTCCGACGCGATCATGCGTGCCATCGTGAGCAGGACCAGGAGTCTTGGAATACCGCTGCTGGCCGAGGGTATCGAAACGGAGCAGCAATGGTCGTGGTTGCCCAAACTCGGCTGCAACGCAGCACAAGGCTATTTGATCGGTAGGCTAAAACTGCCACACGCCGTTTTGTCCCACATGATGAGTGGCAGGTCACGTCGACGAAAGATGGGGCTTGGGCACTCCGTGTAA
- the kynU gene encoding kynureninase, with product MSTTENRLRVYEQTKPLFNIPDGVTYLDGNSLGPLPLSTADRMGRVIQQQWGVELIRAWNTAGWYVQPRKLGDRIARLIGAETGSVTVGDTLSLKVYQALSAALEMNRDRKIVLSDTGNFPTDLYMAEGLIATLGRGHQLRLVRPEEIEESLSEEIAVLYITEVDYRTGRRHNMAELTARAHALGIVTVWDLAHSTGALPVDLARVGADFAAGCTYKYLNGGPGAPAFLYIAPRHADHARPALSGWMGHAKPFAFDLGYAPAVGIERMRIGTPPVLAMAALEASLDIWDRIDMHEVRARSLELADLLIGEVERLCPQLRLVTPRSHEERGSQVSFAFERGYAAMQALIAHGVIGDFRAPDIMRFGITPLYIGKAEVMRAIEVIERVFTRELWRRPEYDVVHAVT from the coding sequence ATGAGCACTACAGAAAACAGATTGCGCGTTTACGAACAGACAAAGCCGCTGTTCAACATTCCGGACGGTGTGACATATCTGGATGGCAATTCGCTTGGTCCGCTGCCGCTTAGCACGGCTGATCGAATGGGCCGCGTCATCCAGCAGCAGTGGGGCGTCGAGCTGATCCGCGCCTGGAATACTGCCGGCTGGTATGTGCAGCCGCGCAAGCTGGGTGATCGGATTGCACGGCTTATTGGCGCTGAAACTGGGTCTGTCACCGTTGGCGATACGCTGTCGTTGAAGGTCTATCAGGCGCTCTCCGCCGCGCTCGAGATGAATCGTGATCGCAAAATCGTGTTGTCGGATACCGGCAATTTCCCGACCGATCTTTATATGGCCGAAGGCTTGATCGCGACCTTGGGACGCGGGCACCAATTGCGGCTCGTTCGGCCTGAGGAGATAGAGGAATCGCTGTCCGAGGAAATCGCGGTGCTCTATATCACGGAGGTGGACTATCGCACGGGGCGGCGTCATAACATGGCCGAGCTCACCGCAAGAGCCCACGCACTGGGCATCGTCACTGTCTGGGACCTCGCACATTCTACCGGCGCGTTGCCCGTCGATCTCGCACGCGTTGGCGCCGACTTCGCGGCCGGATGCACCTACAAGTATCTCAACGGCGGCCCTGGGGCGCCGGCGTTTCTCTACATTGCGCCGCGCCATGCTGATCACGCGCGGCCTGCTCTGTCGGGCTGGATGGGCCACGCCAAGCCCTTCGCCTTCGATCTCGGCTATGCACCAGCAGTTGGCATTGAGCGCATGAGGATCGGCACTCCGCCCGTGCTCGCTATGGCAGCGCTGGAAGCCTCGCTCGATATCTGGGACCGCATCGACATGCATGAAGTCCGCGCTCGCTCGCTCGAGCTCGCCGATCTGCTGATTGGCGAAGTCGAGCGTCTCTGCCCGCAGCTCAGGCTGGTGACGCCGCGCTCGCATGAAGAGCGAGGCTCACAGGTTTCGTTCGCATTTGAAAGGGGCTACGCAGCGATGCAAGCCCTGATTGCCCATGGCGTGATCGGCGACTTTCGGGCGCCCGACATCATGCGGTTCGGTATCACCCCGCTTTATATCGGCAAGGCCGAAGTGATGAGAGCAATCGAGGTGATCGAGCGGGTATTTACGCGGGAGCTTTGGCGGCGGCCAGAATATGACGTTGTGCATGCCGTGACATGA
- the tnpA gene encoding IS66-like element accessory protein TnpA — MADAMHEARLDARQESGSYRRIEVITGQRRRRRWTAEEKARIVAESFEEGANISEVARRHGVVRGLLTVWRRKFATAVSFQAPGFVPVRIASESGPATADESDRLACAHKVPPQMASAPGKLGGMIEIELGGARIRVEPGVELATLSTVLSALRGIR, encoded by the coding sequence ATGGCAGATGCCATGCATGAAGCCAGGCTTGATGCCAGGCAGGAAAGCGGCTCCTATCGTCGGATCGAGGTGATCACAGGGCAGCGTCGACGACGGCGCTGGACGGCTGAAGAGAAGGCTCGGATCGTGGCCGAGAGCTTCGAGGAAGGGGCCAATATTTCCGAGGTCGCTCGGCGCCATGGCGTTGTCCGTGGGTTGCTGACGGTGTGGCGGCGCAAGTTCGCGACGGCAGTGAGCTTTCAGGCGCCAGGCTTCGTGCCGGTCCGGATCGCTTCCGAGAGCGGTCCGGCGACGGCAGACGAGTCGGACCGGTTAGCGTGCGCGCATAAGGTGCCGCCGCAGATGGCATCGGCTCCAGGCAAGCTTGGCGGAATGATCGAGATCGAGCTGGGCGGGGCACGCATCCGGGTCGAGCCCGGAGTGGAGCTGGCGACGCTTTCGACAGTGCTATCGGCGCTTCGGGGCATCCGTTGA